The stretch of DNA CGGTGCCGGCGCCCACCACAATCCATTCGGGGACCGGGTGTTCCTCCAGGGCCAGCTGGCCGAAGATCGACTCGGCGATGTTGTTGTTCCCGCGCCAGTCGGTGGCGCGCTCGGCGTAGGTGAACTGGTCCATGTAGTGTCCGCCGGTGCTCCGGGCGAGCTCCTCCGCGGCCTCGTAGACTTCGGAGGCGTCGTCCACGAGATGGCAGAAGCCGCCGAACTGTTCAATCAGGGCGATCTTTTCCCGGCTCGTGGTCCTGGCCATTACAGCGATGAACGGCAGCCCCAGCCGCTGCGCGAAGTACGCTTCGGAGACGGCCGTGCTCCCGCTGGAGGCTTCGACGATCGTGGTGCCTTCGGCAATCCAGCCGTTCACCAGGCCAAAGAGGAAGAGCGAGCGGGCCAGCCGGTGCTTGAGGCTTCCGGTGCGGTGGGTGGACTCGTCCTTGAGGTACAGCTGGACGCCCCAGTGCTCCGGGAGCGGGATGGCATGCAGGTGGGTATCGGCGGAACGGTTGTTCTCGGCATGGATCCTGCGGATGGCCTCCTCGGCCCAGGCCCGGTCCTGCGTGCGCGCTCTGATCACCGTCCCAGCCTAGCCCGAGCGGCACTTCTCCGCGGATAGAGTTGGCGGATGCAGACGATCATGGATGTGGCGGAACTGAAGCAGCGGCTGGATGCCGGGCATCGAACCGTGCTGCTCGATGTGCGCTGGGCGCTCGGCGACCCGCACGGCCGGGACCACTACCTCAAGGAACACCTTCCCGGCGCCGTCTTTGTGGATCTCGCCGCCGAACTCGCCGGCCCTCCCGACCCCGGCCGCGGCCGCCACCCGCTCCCGCCGCTGGAGCAGTTCCAGGCCTCCGCCCGCCGGTGGGGAGTCCGCGGCGGCGACGTTGTGGTGGCTTACGACGACGCCGGCAACCAGTCCGCCGCCAGGCTGTGGTGGATGCTCCGGAACGCCGGTCTCGGCTCGGTGCACCTGCTCGACGGCGGCCTGTCGGCCTGGCGTGACGCCGGCTTTGAGCTCGAAAGCGGCGAACGGCAGCCGGAGACCGGCGACGTCGTACTGGCCGACGGGGCGATGCCGGTGATCGACGCCGGGGAGGCGGCATCCTGGGGCCGGCAGAGCCTCCTGCTCGATGCCCGGGCGGGGGAGCGGTACCGCGGCGAAATCGAACCGGTGGACCCGCGCGCCGGCCACATCCCCGGCGCGGTCAGTGCGCCCACCACAGCGAACCTCAGCGCGGACGGGCGGTTCCTGCCGGTCGATGGGTTGCGGGAACGCTTCAGCGCGGTGGGTGTCCGGCCCGGCGTCCCTGTCGCTGTCTACTGCGGCTCCGGCGTCACGGCGGCCCACGAAATCGCGGCGCTGGAGATCGCCGGATTCCCGGCCGCGCTGTATCCCGGCTCGTTCTCCCAATGGTCCAACAACGCCGCCAGCGAGGTGGTCACCGGTGCGGAGCCCTATGCCGATGGCACCGGCGGCGGGGACTGAAGCTTCGTCCTCCCTATATCCCCGAGTGCCTGTCTGTGGCCATAATGGCGATATGAGCGCTGTGGAGACTCTCGCGCCGGATTCGGGGGAGAGCTCCGGCATCGCTGCACGAAGGAGAAACGGACATGCTTAAGGATCTGGATATCATCGCTGTCCTGCCCGCGAAGGACATGGCCAGGGCGAAGGACTTCTATCGGGACGTGCTTGGACTTGAGCCCGCGGACGCCATGGACGAGCAGAATCTGCTCTACCGTTGCGGGAACGGAACGGCGTTCCTGCTGTACCAGACCGACAACGCGGGTACCGCGAAGAACACCCAAATGGGCTGGGCGACCGACAACCTCGAGGCCGAGGCGGAGGAACTGCGCGGCCGCGGCGTCGTGTTCGAGGAGTACGACTTTCCCGGCCTGAAGACTGAGAACGGCATCGCCACGACCCCAGTGGGAAAGGCTGCCTGGTTCACCGACAGCGAGGGCAATATCCTCAACCTCTTCCAGCGCCGGTAGCCGCACCACTCCGCGGCCAGCCGTCGGCGTCCTTCCTTCAGCCTGGAATCTGCCCTGGCGGGCGCCGACGAACCGGACGAGAATGGGCTCGTGATCCCCCCAGGCCCTGGCGGGGACGGCGGTTCGATGATCGCCGGCGCCCGGAAGATCCAGCGCATCTATTTCACGTTGACGCTAGGCAATACGCTTGCTGCCTCGTTCATCTGGGGAATCAACACACTCTTCCTGTTGGATGCCGGACTCAGCAACCTGGAGGCCTTTGCCGCGAACGCCTTTTTCACCGCCGGTATGGTGCTGTTCGAGGTGCCCACCGGAGTGATTGCCGACGGCCGGGGCCGCCGTGTTTCCTTCCTGCTCGGCACCATGACCTGGCCGTATCGACCTACCTCTACTACGTGCTCTGGCAGCTCTCCGCCCCGTTCTGGTTGTGGGCTGTGGTGTCGGTCCTGCTCGGTCTGGGCTTCACCTTCTTTTCGGGTGCGGTGGAGGCGTGGCTCGTCGACGCATTGCGCTTCTTGGGGTACGACGGCGGGCTGGAGGCCGTGCTCGGGCTGGAGGCCGTGCTCGGGCGGGGGCAGATGGTGTCCGGCGTGGCGATGCTCGTCGGCTCGGTGGCCGGCGGTGTGATCGCGCAGGCCACGAACCTGGGCGTGCCGTTCCTGCTGCGCGTGGGCGTGCTGGTAGCCATGTTCGTCGTCGCCTTTTGGCTCATGCGCGATGTCGGTTTCACGCCCGAACGCTCGACCCATCCCCTGCAGGCGATCCGTGCCGTACTTTCCGCCTCGATCGGGAACGGATTGAAGAACCCGCCGGTACGTTACGTGATGCTGGCCGCGCCGTTCAGCGCCGGTGTCGGGATCTATGTGTTCTACGCCCTGCAGCCGTACCTGCTTGAGCTGTTCGGGGACCCTCACGCGTATTCCGTCGCGGGACTGGCGGCGGCCATCGTGGCCGGTGCGCAGGTGCTCGGCGGCTGGGTGGCGCCCCGCGTCCGGCGCCTGGTCCGCCAGCGCACGACGGCGCTGATTCCGAGCAGCATTATGGGCGCAGTGATCCTGGCCATGCTCGGGTTCACTCAAGTGTTCTCGGTGGCCCTGGCGCTGTTGGCGCTCTGGGCCCTGGTTTCTTCGGCGGGCACGCCGGTGCGGCAGGCCTACCTGAACGACATGATCCCCTCGAAGCAACGGGCAACAGTGCTCAGCTTCGACTCCCTCATGGGCTCAAGCGGTGGCGTGGCCGTGCAGCCGCTGCTCGGCCGGGCGGCCGATGTGTACGGCTACCCGGCCTCGCTGGCGATCGGCGGCGTGATCGACTCGATCGCGGTTCCCTTCCTGCTGGCGAGCCGCCGGCAACGCCATCTGGCCGATCAGGCCAACGCCCCGACCGACACGACGAACGCAGAACCACCGCCGGCGTAGTCCCTGGCCCCACTGGTGATCCTGCTCAAAGTCACCACCCTCGGCTACGCAGTCAGTTATCCGGAGCTGATGAAGACCTCCAACAATCTCACGGCCTACACCCAACCACCTGATCCAGACCTATTTGGTCATCGCCGCGGTGTACGTGGCCACCAACGTCCTCATCTCCCATCTGGCGCGGTACCTGGAACGCCGCATGTCCGGCCGGGCAGCCCGGATCGGACATCAGGCCCTGGAGGCGGGCATCGGCTGATCCGCGCGCGAGGGGCCAAGGATTGGCCATGCTCCGGGACCGGGGGTAGCGTCGAGGCATGACTCCTGGACGCCCCGTACCGCCGCCCCTTGCCAAGCCGCTCCCCGACGTCGGCGACGTCACCGACGCCGGAACCGCCGGCCCCACCCTTGCCGCCGCCTACGGCGCGACCGCCGCCGACAGCGGGCTGGTTCCCCTGACCGTGGCCCGGCGCGCGCCGAAGGAAGACGACGTCGAGATCGCCATCGAGTTCTGCGGGCTGTGCCACTCGGACGTCCATGCCACCCGCGGCGAATGGGGGAGCCAGAGCTACCCGCTGGTGCCCGGCCACGAAATCGTGGGCCGCGTCAGCCGTGTGGGCTCCGCCGTCGGCGATTTCGCCCCCGGTGACCGCGTCGGCGTCGGCTGCCTCGTGGATTCCTGCCGCGAGTGCGACAGCTGCCTGGACGGACTGGAGCAGTACTGCGAGAACGGCATGACCGGAACCTACGGCTCGAAGGATGCCCGCAACGGCGGTTCCATCACCCAGGGCGGCTATTCCACCTCGATCGTCGTGGACCGCCGCTACGTGCTGCGCGTTCCGGAGAGCCTGGACCCCGCCGCCGCCGCGCCGCTGCTCTGCGCCGGCATCACCACGTTCTCCCCGCTGCGGCACTTCGAAGTCGAGGAGGGCGACGTCGTGGGCGTCATCGGACTCGGCGGCTTGGGCCACATGGCCGTGAAGCTCGCCAAGGCGATGGGCGCGGAAGTGAAGGTCTTCACCACCTCGGAGTCCAAATTCGCCGCCGCCCGGGAACTCGGCGCGGATGACGTCATCCTTTCCCGCGACGAGGCCGCCATGGCAGCCGCCGACCGCAGCATCGACGTCATCATCGACACCGTCGCCGCGCCGCACGACCTCAACCCCTACTTCCGCACCCTGCGCCTGGACGGGGCCCTGTTCCAGCTGGGCCTGCCCTCCGAAGCCATGCCGCCGGTGAACCCGGGCGCGCTGATCCGGCGCCGGATCGCGTACGCAGGCTCGCTGATCGGCGGCATCGCCGAAACCCAGGAAATGCTGGACTTCTGCGCCGAACACGGTGTGGCGTCCGATGTCGAGGTGGTCGGGGCGGACCAGCTCAACGAGGCCTATGACCGCATGGTGGCCGGAGACGTGAAGTACCGTTTTGTCCTGGACGCCAGCACCCTGGGGTCACCTTCGGAAAGGGCCGATGTATGAGCACGCTGTTCACCAGGATCATAAACGGCGAGATCCCCGGCCGTTTCGTCTGGCGCGGGGAGGGCGTCGTGGCGTTCCTGACGCTGGGCCCGCTCGCCGACGGCCACACCCTCGTGGTGCCCACCGAGGAAGTGGACCGCTGGACGGACGCGCCCCCGGAGGTCCTGGCCCGGGTGATGGAAGTGGCCCGGAAGATCGGCGCCGTCCAGGTGGAGGTATTCGAAGCCGCGCGCGCCGGCCTGATCGTGGCGGGCTACGAAATCAACCACATGCATGTCCATGTGTGGCCCTCGAACTCGATGGCGGACTTCGACTTCGGCTCGGTGGACCAGCACCCCGATCCGGCGAAGCTTGACGCCAACGCGGAGAAGCTCCGCGAAGGCCTCCGCAAGGCGGGCCACGCGGCGCACGTCCCGGACGCCTGAGCCAGGCGGGCTGCCCAACCGTTGCCGATCAACGCCGGCGCCGGCCTGGCTGCCCTGCCCGGGGGTCAGGCCGGCGCCAGCGCCTTGTTAAGTGCCGCCCGGATCCGCTTTTCGGAGACCGAGTAGGCGGTCCCGAGTTCGACGGCGAACAGGCTCACGCGCAGCTCCTCGATCATCCAGCGGACCTGGGCCAGCTCGGCTCCGGCGCGGCGGCCCGGCAGCAGGGCCGCGACGGCGTCGTCGTACTCATCCTCAAGCGCCTGCACCGCCGCCATGTGCTGCGCGTCGCGCTGGACATTGCCGGGCAGTTTCTCCAGGCGTTTCTCGATCGCGGCCAGGTAGCGCGGCAGCTGGCTGAGCTGGGCGTAGCCCGTGCGGGCCACAAAACCGGGGAACACAAGCTGCTCCAGCTGGCTTTTGATGTCATTGAGCGCGCTGATCAGGGCCAGGCTCGTGGTGCCCTTGAGCTGCTTTTCGATCCGGCGGGTACTGGCGAGGATGCGCTCGACGACGGCGGTGACGGTAAACACCGTGTCGATCAGCTCGGCCCGGACCTGCTCATAGAGGGCCCGGAAGGACGCCTCGTCCCAGGGCACCTCGGCCGGCGTGAGCTTGTCGATCGCGGCCAGGGCGCAGTCCGCAATCAGGGCCGAGACGGAACCGTGCGGGTTCTGGCTGAACGTCAGCTTCTCGGTGTTGTTCAGGTGTTCGAGGACATAGCGGTCCGGCGGCGGAACCTTCAGTGCCAGCAGCCGGATGACGCCGCCGCGCATGGCCTGCTCCTGCTCGGAGGCCGTCTGGAAGAGCCGCAGCGCCACGGAACTGCCCTCGTCCACGAGGGCAGGGTAGCCGGTGACGGTGTGGCCCGTCACGGTGCCCTGGACCTGGCGCTGGATGGCGCCGAAGGACCACTGGGTGAGGCCGGACTTCTCGGCGAAGCCGGCCGGTGCCACTGCCGGGACAGCACCCGCCCCGGTGCGTCCCCGGCCGTCTCTGGCGGCGGCTGCCCGCCCCGGTGACTTCGGCGCTGTGGTCCCCGGGGTGGCGCCGAGGGATTCGGCGATCGCGCGGCGCGTGGCCGGCGCCAGGCGTTCCTGCAGCCCGGCGAGGTCCTTGCCCTCATCGAGCACGCGGCCGTGGGAGTCCACCACGCGGAAGCTGACCCGCAGATGCGGCGGCACGGCGTCCCAGTTCCAGGAACCCGGCGGGATCACCTGGCCGCGGATCCGGCGCAGCACCAGTTCGAGCGAGCTCTCGAGCTCATCGGTGGCAGGATCGAAGCCGGCCTCGAGGGCTGCCACCGCCTGCCGCGCCACGTCCGGGGCCGGCACGAAGTTCTTGCGCACCTGCTTGGGCAGGGACTTGATCAGCGCGGTCACGAGTTCCACCCGCTGGCCGGGGATCAGCCAGCGGAAGGCGGCGTCGTCGAGCTGGTTCAGGAACAGCACCGGTACCTCGGCGGTGACGCCGTCGGAGGGGTTGGGCGGGGAGCCCGGCGCCACCGGATGGAACTCATAACTCAGCGGCAGCTCGAAGCCTTTGTGCAGCCAGGTCTTGGGGTACGCCGAATCATCCAGCGCGTCCGCATCCTCGCTGATCAGCAGCGCCTGGTCGAAGTCGAGCAGGGCAGGATCCTGCTGCCGGGCTTCCTTCCACCATTTGTCGAAGTGCCGCTCGGACACGACATCCCGCCCGATCCGTGCGTCGTAGAACTCGAAGAGCGTCTCGTCGTCCACCAGGATGTCGCGGCGTCGCATCCGCGCCTCGAGCTCCTCGACTTCCTGGAGCAGGGCCCGGTTGCGGTGGAAGAACTTGTGGTGTGTCTGCCAGTCGCCCTCGACCAGGGCATGCCGGATGAAGAGTTCGCGGCACAGCTCCGGATCCACCCGGCCGTAGTTGATCCGGCGGCTCGGGATGACGGGCACGCCGTACAGGGTGACCTTCTCGTGGGCCATCACCGAGCCCATCTTCTTGGACCAGTGCGGTTCGCTGTAGCTGCGCTTGACCAGGTCCGGCGCCACCTGCTCCACCCAGAGAGGGTCGAACTTCGCCGCGACGCGGGCCCAGAGCCGGCTCGTCTCGACGAGTTCGGCGGCCATCACGAAGGTGGGGGACTTCTTGAAAAGCGCCGAGCCGGGGAAGACCGCGAAGCGGCTGCCGCGGGCGCCGGCGTACTCGCGTTTGCGCTCATCGAGGATGCCGATGTGGCTCAGCAGGCCCGAGAGCAGGCTGATGTGGATGCCCTCGTGGTGGCCCACCGGGTCGGTCAGGCGGTTGTTGTCCAGGCTGATGCCCAGCGGCCGGGCGAGCTGGCGGAGCTGGGCGAAGAGGTCCTGCCATTCGCGGACGCGCAGGTAGTTGATGAACTCGTTCCGGCAGAGCCGGCGGAACGCGGTGGAGGAGAGTTCCTGCTGCTTCTCCTGGAGGTAGTTCCAAAGGTTCAGGAAGCCGGTGAAATCCGAGTTCTCGTCCCGGAAGCGGGCGTGTTTCTCCGCGGCGAGCTGCTGCTTGTCGCTCGGGCGTTCGCGCGGGTCCTGGATGGTGAGCGCCGCGGCCAGGATCATGACCTCGCGGACGCAGCCGCGCTTGCCGGACTCGACGATCATCCGGCCCAGCCGCGGGTCCACGGGCAGCTGGGCAAGCTGCTGCCCGACGGCGGTGAGCCCGCCGGCGTTTCTTCCCGCCGCGGCGCCCGCGGCGTTCAGGGCGCCGAGCTCGCGGAGGAGGCTGACGCCGTCGTTGATGGCGCGGGAGTCCGGCGGCTCCACGAACGGGAAGTTTTCCACGTCCTTGGGGCCGCGGGCCACGCCCATGGCGGTCATCTGCAGGATGACGGCCGCGAGGTTGGTGCGCAGGATCTCCGGGTCCGTGAACGGCGGCCGGGACTCAAAGTCCTCCTCGGAGTACAGC from Arthrobacter sp. PAMC25564 encodes:
- the hrpA gene encoding ATP-dependent RNA helicase HrpA, encoding MTLHISYPAELPVSERREDLMAAIAANQVTIIAGETGSGKTTQIPKMCLELGLGENGLIGHTQPRRLAARTVAERIAEELGVEIGQEVGFQVRFTGEVGRNTKVKLMTDGILLAEIRRDKLLRKYNAIIIDEAHERSLNIDFILGYLKRILPQRPDLKVIITSATIDPQRFARHFGTEEEPSPIIEVSGRTYPVEIRYRPLSQPAGGAGAGAEEGDGEVAASDDELEEDRDPLDAVCDAVDELALEAPGDVLIFFSGEREIRDAAEALAARIQTNRRLAGTEILPLFARLSLQEQHKVFHPGSKRRIVLATNVAETSLTVPGIKYVIDTGTARISRYSHRTKVQRLPIERVSQASANQRSGRCGRVSDGIAIRLYSEEDFESRPPFTDPEILRTNLAAVILQMTAMGVARGPKDVENFPFVEPPDSRAINDGVSLLRELGALNAAGAAAGRNAGGLTAVGQQLAQLPVDPRLGRMIVESGKRGCVREVMILAAALTIQDPRERPSDKQQLAAEKHARFRDENSDFTGFLNLWNYLQEKQQELSSTAFRRLCRNEFINYLRVREWQDLFAQLRQLARPLGISLDNNRLTDPVGHHEGIHISLLSGLLSHIGILDERKREYAGARGSRFAVFPGSALFKKSPTFVMAAELVETSRLWARVAAKFDPLWVEQVAPDLVKRSYSEPHWSKKMGSVMAHEKVTLYGVPVIPSRRINYGRVDPELCRELFIRHALVEGDWQTHHKFFHRNRALLQEVEELEARMRRRDILVDDETLFEFYDARIGRDVVSERHFDKWWKEARQQDPALLDFDQALLISEDADALDDSAYPKTWLHKGFELPLSYEFHPVAPGSPPNPSDGVTAEVPVLFLNQLDDAAFRWLIPGQRVELVTALIKSLPKQVRKNFVPAPDVARQAVAALEAGFDPATDELESSLELVLRRIRGQVIPPGSWNWDAVPPHLRVSFRVVDSHGRVLDEGKDLAGLQERLAPATRRAIAESLGATPGTTAPKSPGRAAAARDGRGRTGAGAVPAVAPAGFAEKSGLTQWSFGAIQRQVQGTVTGHTVTGYPALVDEGSSVALRLFQTASEQEQAMRGGVIRLLALKVPPPDRYVLEHLNNTEKLTFSQNPHGSVSALIADCALAAIDKLTPAEVPWDEASFRALYEQVRAELIDTVFTVTAVVERILASTRRIEKQLKGTTSLALISALNDIKSQLEQLVFPGFVARTGYAQLSQLPRYLAAIEKRLEKLPGNVQRDAQHMAAVQALEDEYDDAVAALLPGRRAGAELAQVRWMIEELRVSLFAVELGTAYSVSEKRIRAALNKALAPA
- a CDS encoding NAD(P)-dependent alcohol dehydrogenase yields the protein MTPGRPVPPPLAKPLPDVGDVTDAGTAGPTLAAAYGATAADSGLVPLTVARRAPKEDDVEIAIEFCGLCHSDVHATRGEWGSQSYPLVPGHEIVGRVSRVGSAVGDFAPGDRVGVGCLVDSCRECDSCLDGLEQYCENGMTGTYGSKDARNGGSITQGGYSTSIVVDRRYVLRVPESLDPAAAAPLLCAGITTFSPLRHFEVEEGDVVGVIGLGGLGHMAVKLAKAMGAEVKVFTTSESKFAAARELGADDVILSRDEAAMAAADRSIDVIIDTVAAPHDLNPYFRTLRLDGALFQLGLPSEAMPPVNPGALIRRRIAYAGSLIGGIAETQEMLDFCAEHGVASDVEVVGADQLNEAYDRMVAGDVKYRFVLDASTLGSPSERADV
- a CDS encoding VOC family protein, with the translated sequence MLKDLDIIAVLPAKDMARAKDFYRDVLGLEPADAMDEQNLLYRCGNGTAFLLYQTDNAGTAKNTQMGWATDNLEAEAEELRGRGVVFEEYDFPGLKTENGIATTPVGKAAWFTDSEGNILNLFQRR
- a CDS encoding PLP-dependent cysteine synthase family protein — translated: MIRARTQDRAWAEEAIRRIHAENNRSADTHLHAIPLPEHWGVQLYLKDESTHRTGSLKHRLARSLFLFGLVNGWIAEGTTIVEASSGSTAVSEAYFAQRLGLPFIAVMARTTSREKIALIEQFGGFCHLVDDASEVYEAAEELARSTGGHYMDQFTYAERATDWRGNNNIAESIFGQLALEEHPVPEWIVVGAGTGGTSATIGRYLRYHRHATELAVVDPENSAFYPGWLESRDGGGVSHAGLPSRIEGIGRTRMEPSFVPTVIDHMIRVPDAASVAAMRQLRDFAGLHAGPSTGTNLWGVWQLIAGMIAEGRRGSVVSLMCDGGERYAGNYYNPEWLRSQGLDPAPYEATIRAFFASGAWPD
- a CDS encoding HIT family protein; this encodes MSTLFTRIINGEIPGRFVWRGEGVVAFLTLGPLADGHTLVVPTEEVDRWTDAPPEVLARVMEVARKIGAVQVEVFEAARAGLIVAGYEINHMHVHVWPSNSMADFDFGSVDQHPDPAKLDANAEKLREGLRKAGHAAHVPDA
- a CDS encoding sulfurtransferase encodes the protein MQTIMDVAELKQRLDAGHRTVLLDVRWALGDPHGRDHYLKEHLPGAVFVDLAAELAGPPDPGRGRHPLPPLEQFQASARRWGVRGGDVVVAYDDAGNQSAARLWWMLRNAGLGSVHLLDGGLSAWRDAGFELESGERQPETGDVVLADGAMPVIDAGEAASWGRQSLLLDARAGERYRGEIEPVDPRAGHIPGAVSAPTTANLSADGRFLPVDGLRERFSAVGVRPGVPVAVYCGSGVTAAHEIAALEIAGFPAALYPGSFSQWSNNAASEVVTGAEPYADGTGGGD